A genomic region of Herbaspirillum sp. DW155 contains the following coding sequences:
- a CDS encoding ATP-binding protein, producing MPDSTTTDAQRAPAAPRDGRLLLGLAEAGFAVLTVTALWHTDCPPWLILILLALWLVRALILLRLLREHQRAARNLVLAKEAADQAMLTRGAFLSTMSHEIRTPMNAVLGMAGLLRSTRLDTQQAEFAKAIEDSANALLGIVNDVLDFSKIDVGKMDIAVVEFDLLEVVEASAEALSFKAHEKHVRLLAHVDPRLPERLLGDPGRIRQILLNLLGNALKFTHVGEVLLRVQALHVSGDHCRVRLEVRDSGIGMDDDTLRRLFSPFSQADNSVTRQYGGTGLGLSICKRLVELMGGKIGVESTPGTGSCFWFELGIPVAQPPRLPGRPLAAKKRQVALLETHDASAAMLHEYLRAAGLETIRYSSASDALAALTGPAASASGIDTLIVSSEIRDVPPTAVLARLRAERPTITCVLLDHGLHGLNIDGHATSAALQLPLRKQQLLRAVGALQDSKEQTDAGIATAGRLMRVQPQPGQQGQQEAHELLLVEDNAMNQKVAVYQLNAMGYAVDIAANGAQALEKLAQRKYALILMDCQMPVLDGYETTRRIRRLEGELANTPIIAMTANAMAGDREQCLEAGMDDYLTKPLLRSQLAAMLEHYLPAAPEESATATAPTVLDESRLQELFGEDTALAGEMLDMFIEHTTPVMDELARHCQASNPLLGDIQALGHRLAGSCLNLGIQALGQLGRQMETAARQGDLAQVRTLAEECARAFAVLREHLQERGRGNT from the coding sequence ATGCCAGACAGCACCACAACCGATGCGCAGCGCGCCCCGGCCGCCCCGCGCGACGGGCGCCTGCTGCTGGGCCTGGCCGAGGCCGGCTTTGCCGTGCTGACGGTGACCGCCCTGTGGCATACCGACTGCCCCCCCTGGCTGATCCTGATCCTGCTGGCCCTGTGGCTGGTGCGTGCACTGATCCTGCTGCGCCTGCTGCGCGAACATCAGCGCGCCGCCCGCAATCTGGTGCTGGCCAAGGAAGCGGCCGACCAGGCCATGCTCACGCGGGGGGCCTTCCTGTCTACCATGAGCCATGAAATCCGCACGCCCATGAATGCGGTGCTGGGCATGGCCGGCCTCTTGCGCAGCACGCGCCTGGATACCCAGCAGGCCGAGTTCGCCAAGGCCATCGAGGATTCGGCCAATGCCTTGCTGGGCATCGTCAATGATGTATTGGACTTCTCCAAGATCGATGTCGGCAAGATGGATATCGCGGTGGTCGAATTCGACCTGCTGGAGGTGGTGGAAGCCAGTGCCGAAGCCCTCTCCTTCAAGGCCCACGAAAAGCACGTGCGGCTGCTGGCGCACGTCGATCCGCGCCTGCCGGAACGCCTGCTGGGCGACCCTGGACGGATCCGTCAGATCCTCCTGAACCTGCTGGGCAATGCGCTCAAGTTCACCCACGTGGGCGAAGTGCTGCTGCGGGTGCAGGCGCTGCATGTCTCGGGCGACCATTGCCGGGTGCGCTTGGAGGTGCGCGACAGCGGCATCGGCATGGATGACGATACGCTGCGCCGCCTGTTCTCGCCCTTCTCGCAAGCCGACAATTCGGTCACGCGCCAATATGGCGGCACCGGCCTGGGCCTGTCGATCTGCAAGCGCCTGGTGGAACTGATGGGTGGCAAGATCGGAGTGGAGAGCACACCGGGGACCGGCTCTTGCTTCTGGTTCGAGCTGGGCATTCCCGTGGCGCAACCTCCCCGGCTCCCGGGCCGTCCGCTTGCAGCCAAAAAACGACAGGTGGCCCTGCTCGAAACCCATGACGCCAGCGCTGCCATGCTGCACGAATACCTGCGCGCAGCCGGACTGGAAACAATCCGCTACAGCAGCGCCAGCGACGCCCTGGCGGCCCTGACCGGCCCGGCCGCCAGCGCCAGCGGCATCGATACCCTCATCGTCAGCAGCGAGATCCGCGATGTGCCACCGACGGCAGTACTGGCACGCCTGCGTGCCGAACGGCCCACCATCACATGCGTGCTGCTTGACCATGGCCTCCACGGCCTTAATATAGACGGACATGCAACGTCGGCGGCATTGCAGTTACCCCTGCGCAAGCAACAACTGCTGCGCGCGGTCGGTGCGTTGCAGGACAGCAAGGAACAAACGGACGCCGGCATAGCTACCGCAGGCCGTCTGATGAGGGTGCAGCCCCAGCCGGGGCAGCAAGGGCAGCAGGAGGCGCATGAACTCCTGCTGGTGGAAGACAACGCGATGAACCAGAAAGTGGCGGTGTACCAGCTCAATGCCATGGGCTACGCGGTCGACATCGCCGCCAATGGCGCGCAGGCGCTGGAGAAGCTGGCGCAGCGCAAGTACGCGCTGATCCTGATGGATTGCCAGATGCCGGTGTTGGATGGCTACGAAACCACGCGCCGTATCCGGCGCCTGGAGGGCGAGCTGGCCAACACCCCGATCATCGCGATGACCGCCAATGCCATGGCGGGAGACCGGGAACAATGCCTGGAGGCAGGGATGGACGACTATCTCACCAAGCCCCTGCTGCGCTCGCAACTGGCGGCGATGCTGGAGCATTACCTGCCGGCCGCGCCGGAAGAGTCCGCGACCGCGACTGCGCCGACGGTACTGGACGAAAGTCGCCTGCAGGAACTCTTCGGCGAAGACACCGCCCTGGCAGGGGAGATGCTGGACATGTTCATCGAACACACCACGCCGGTGATGGACGAGCTGGCCCGCCATTGCCAGGCCAGCAATCCGCTGCTGGGGGATATCCAGGCACTGGGCCATCGGCTGGCAGGCAGTTGCCTTAATCTGGGGATCCAGGCGCTGGGCCAGTTGGGACGACAGATGGAGACGGCGGCGCGCCAGGGCGACCTGGCGCAGGTCCGTACGCTGGCTGAGGAGTGCGCGCGCGCCTTCGCGGTCTTGCGGGAACACCTACAAGAGAGGGGCCGGGGGAACACATGA
- a CDS encoding ATP-binding protein has translation MARQGWLASSGSSSSSASSSEEAALGEDTLHRVRVEQIRLLCGNLGSSVLPGILVALLVAYALRDNAGLLPLLAWAGGVIASKLFDYADARRLLATEITPGNIARIKRRLILLHGIDGAAWGWLAPLALDTASPGGSILVIGVLAGVAGNSMSILSPVMPAFVSFCLVELGMLATSAWHTREASLQVLAIAALLYVASLLVQARNSGRAARAAIMLRFENNALIERLQRQSEKTRQALQQAEQANAAKSRFLAGASHDLRQPIHAQGLFLEVLANTPLDPMQRDVVSRLRNAADNCAEMLHTLLDYSRIEAGVVTPQPAPFRPQALIHRISREMATQAEAKGLVFRLRESEAVAYADAALTELILRNLVSNAIRYTERGGVLVACRRRGPQVWLEVWDTGIGIAPAQQQEIFREFHQLGNPERDHNKGMGLGLAIAEGLARRQGLELTVQSRPGRGSVFKLKLPLATTPLPAQAPAPTPAGLMERDLQGLRILLVDDDRRVRDSMAHLLAQWGCHSIEVDSLEEAEALARSHAFDVVISDYRLRAYRNGTEAIAAVRRASGRDIGALLITGDTAPARLREASQSGIPVLHKPVAPAQLWEALLRLAATAQRVRHR, from the coding sequence ATGGCGCGCCAGGGCTGGCTGGCCTCGTCGGGCTCATCGTCTTCTTCGGCCTCTTCCTCCGAAGAAGCGGCGCTGGGAGAAGACACCCTGCACCGCGTGCGGGTCGAACAGATCCGGCTCTTGTGCGGCAACCTCGGCAGTTCAGTCCTGCCCGGCATCCTGGTCGCGCTGCTGGTGGCGTACGCACTGCGCGACAATGCCGGGCTCTTGCCGCTGCTGGCCTGGGCCGGTGGTGTCATCGCCTCCAAGCTGTTCGACTATGCCGATGCGCGGCGTTTGCTGGCGACCGAGATTACGCCGGGCAACATCGCCCGGATCAAGCGCCGCCTGATCCTTTTGCATGGCATCGATGGCGCCGCCTGGGGCTGGCTGGCCCCGCTGGCGCTCGATACCGCCAGCCCGGGTGGCAGCATCCTGGTCATCGGCGTGCTGGCCGGGGTGGCGGGCAACTCCATGTCCATCCTCTCGCCGGTGATGCCGGCCTTCGTCTCGTTCTGCCTGGTGGAGCTGGGCATGCTGGCCACCAGCGCCTGGCATACCCGCGAAGCCTCGCTGCAGGTCCTGGCCATCGCTGCCCTGCTCTACGTGGCTTCGCTGCTGGTGCAGGCGCGCAACAGCGGGCGCGCGGCCAGGGCGGCCATCATGCTGCGTTTCGAAAACAATGCGCTGATCGAGCGTCTGCAACGCCAGTCCGAGAAAACCCGGCAAGCCCTGCAGCAGGCCGAACAGGCCAATGCCGCCAAGTCGCGCTTCCTGGCCGGTGCCAGCCACGACCTGCGCCAGCCTATCCATGCCCAGGGATTGTTCCTGGAAGTACTGGCCAATACGCCGCTGGACCCCATGCAGCGCGACGTGGTGAGCCGCCTGCGCAATGCCGCCGACAACTGCGCCGAGATGCTGCATACCCTGCTGGATTATTCCCGCATCGAAGCCGGCGTGGTCACGCCGCAGCCCGCGCCCTTCCGCCCGCAGGCGCTGATCCATCGCATCAGCCGCGAGATGGCTACGCAAGCCGAAGCCAAGGGCCTGGTGTTCCGTCTGCGCGAGAGTGAAGCAGTGGCCTATGCCGATGCTGCGCTGACCGAACTGATCCTGCGCAACCTGGTTTCCAATGCGATCCGCTACACCGAGCGCGGCGGCGTGCTGGTGGCTTGCCGCCGGCGCGGTCCGCAAGTGTGGCTGGAGGTGTGGGATACCGGCATCGGCATTGCCCCGGCACAGCAGCAGGAAATCTTCCGCGAGTTCCACCAGCTGGGCAATCCCGAACGCGATCACAACAAGGGCATGGGACTGGGCCTGGCCATCGCCGAGGGTCTGGCCCGGCGGCAGGGGCTGGAACTGACGGTGCAGTCGCGGCCCGGACGGGGCAGCGTGTTCAAGCTCAAACTGCCCTTAGCCACCACACCGCTGCCGGCACAAGCACCGGCACCGACGCCGGCAGGCCTGATGGAACGCGATCTGCAAGGCTTGCGCATCCTGCTGGTGGACGACGACCGGCGCGTGCGCGACAGCATGGCCCACTTGCTGGCGCAGTGGGGCTGTCACAGCATCGAGGTAGACAGCCTGGAAGAAGCCGAAGCGCTGGCGCGCTCCCACGCCTTCGATGTGGTCATCAGCGACTATCGCCTGCGCGCGTACCGCAACGGCACCGAGGCCATTGCGGCCGTGCGGCGGGCCAGCGGAAGAGACATCGGCGCGCTCCTGATCACCGGCGATACGGCCCCGGCGCGGCTGCGCGAAGCCAGCCAGAGCGGCATTCCGGTGCTGCACAAGCCGGTGGCACCGGCGCAGTTGTGGGAAGCACTGCTGCGGCTGGCGGCGACGGCGCAGCGGGTGCGCCATCGCTGA
- a CDS encoding response regulator transcription factor → MPTSRLLIIDDHALFRSGLRLVLQAALPHANIAEAASLEDAMRLEDSQMPDLVLLDIQLGGLNGIDGMSVLARKWPQVPVIILSADDTDETVREATRRGAAAFVSKAATAEHILQVLLEVATGRHPLPPDSASADGAGKPQFTPRQYEVLGLLSQGLTNKAIGRRLNLSENTIRGHVQAILLALDVDNRAEAAFAARRRGLVS, encoded by the coding sequence ATGCCGACTTCACGTCTTCTGATCATCGACGATCACGCACTCTTTCGTTCCGGCCTGCGGCTGGTCCTGCAGGCCGCCTTGCCGCACGCCAACATTGCCGAGGCCGCCTCGCTGGAGGATGCCATGCGCCTGGAGGACAGCCAGATGCCGGACCTGGTGCTGCTCGACATCCAGCTGGGCGGGCTCAATGGCATCGACGGCATGTCGGTGCTGGCGCGCAAGTGGCCGCAGGTACCGGTGATCATCCTGTCGGCCGACGATACCGACGAGACCGTGCGCGAAGCCACGCGGCGCGGCGCGGCGGCCTTCGTCTCCAAGGCGGCCACCGCCGAACACATCCTGCAGGTCTTGCTGGAAGTGGCCACCGGGCGTCATCCCCTGCCCCCGGACAGCGCGAGCGCCGATGGCGCCGGCAAACCGCAGTTCACGCCGCGCCAGTATGAGGTGCTGGGACTGCTCAGCCAGGGGCTGACCAACAAGGCCATCGGGCGCCGCCTCAATCTGTCGGAAAACACCATTCGTGGCCATGTCCAGGCGATCCTGCTGGCGCTGGACGTGGACAACCGCGCCGAGGCCGCCTTCGCAGCGCGCCGACGCGGGTTGGTGAGCTGA
- a CDS encoding PAS domain S-box protein, with the protein MQPLEQLLLSEAPDAYVLMDMAGGVVYWNRCAEQLFGYAGQEILGQQLSDFIVPPERRGEEERVFADTVTLGHAECQSIRRRKDGALLHLSVSNKLLRDERGQPQYVLSCKRDISEATVQRDISLIAASVHGLYDWLPDGIIVVNALDRVVLANRRAGELFGWEVGELTGRAIDVLVPARFLAMHAQNLVDYLCGTAAPASNTTPELCGKKRNGSEFPVDVSLSPLVIEGETFLMIAVRDISDRKRIEEDLAEKNRALLDAVESRNRFLANTSHELRTPLNAILGFTEILLTRMGGPLTAEQEQQLQTVHESAQHLLELITSLLDVSRMEAEEADLIPEALLCSELIEEAVAVLRPAAIKKGLQLNLAAYTGEVRIHANRRALTQILLNLVSNAIKFTERGQVQVKLRQQRHAAGLTSWIEVRDSGCGISEEDQRKLFRAFTQLDATASRRHDGMGQGLYLSQKLANLMGGTISVQSQAGAGSLFTLCLEEAA; encoded by the coding sequence ATGCAACCGCTTGAACAACTGCTCTTGAGCGAAGCCCCCGACGCCTACGTCCTCATGGACATGGCCGGCGGGGTGGTCTACTGGAACCGCTGCGCCGAGCAGCTTTTCGGGTATGCCGGCCAGGAGATACTGGGCCAGCAGCTCTCGGACTTCATCGTGCCGCCGGAGCGGCGCGGCGAAGAGGAACGCGTGTTCGCCGATACGGTCACCCTGGGCCACGCCGAATGCCAGTCCATCCGCCGGCGCAAGGACGGCGCGCTGCTGCACCTGTCGGTCTCCAACAAGCTGCTGCGCGATGAACGCGGGCAGCCACAATACGTGCTCTCCTGCAAGCGCGACATCAGTGAGGCCACCGTACAGCGCGATATCAGCCTGATTGCCGCCAGTGTCCACGGACTCTACGATTGGCTGCCTGACGGCATCATCGTGGTCAATGCACTGGACCGCGTGGTACTGGCCAATCGCCGGGCAGGCGAGCTGTTCGGCTGGGAAGTGGGCGAGCTGACCGGACGCGCCATCGACGTGCTGGTCCCGGCGCGCTTCCTGGCCATGCATGCGCAGAACCTGGTCGACTACCTCTGCGGCACGGCGGCGCCGGCCAGCAATACCACGCCCGAGCTGTGCGGCAAGAAGCGCAATGGCAGCGAATTCCCGGTCGATGTCAGCCTGAGTCCGCTGGTCATCGAAGGCGAGACCTTCCTCATGATTGCCGTGCGCGACATCAGCGACCGCAAGCGCATCGAAGAAGACCTGGCCGAGAAGAATCGCGCCCTGCTGGACGCGGTGGAGTCGCGCAACCGCTTCCTGGCCAATACCTCGCATGAACTGCGCACGCCCCTCAATGCCATCCTCGGTTTCACCGAAATCCTGCTCACGCGCATGGGCGGGCCGCTGACGGCCGAGCAGGAGCAACAGTTGCAGACCGTGCATGAGAGTGCCCAGCACCTGCTGGAACTGATCACGAGTCTGCTGGACGTCTCCCGCATGGAAGCCGAGGAAGCCGACCTGATCCCCGAGGCCCTGCTCTGTTCCGAGCTGATCGAGGAAGCGGTGGCGGTCTTGCGTCCGGCTGCGATCAAAAAGGGCTTGCAGCTCAATCTCGCTGCCTACACGGGAGAGGTCCGCATCCACGCCAACCGCCGCGCACTGACGCAGATCCTGCTGAACCTGGTGAGCAACGCCATCAAGTTCACCGAGCGCGGCCAGGTGCAGGTCAAGCTGCGCCAGCAACGCCATGCGGCGGGCCTCACCAGCTGGATCGAGGTGCGCGACAGCGGCTGCGGCATCAGCGAAGAGGATCAGCGAAAACTGTTTCGCGCCTTTACCCAGCTCGACGCCACGGCCTCACGCAGGCATGACGGCATGGGCCAGGGCCTGTACCTGAGCCAGAAGCTGGCCAATCTGATGGGGGGCACCATCAGCGTGCAAAGCCAGGCCGGCGCCGGCAGCCTGTTCACCCTCTGCCTCGAAGAGGCGGCTTGA
- the tgt gene encoding tRNA guanosine(34) transglycosylase Tgt, translating into MLEFTLLKTDGKARRGRVKLNHGTVETPIFMPVGTYGSVKAMSPLELKEINAQIILGNTFHLWLRPGLEVVSKFGGLHKFIGWDKPILTDSGGFQVFSLGEMRKITEEGVHFASPINGDRLFLSPEISMQIQRVLNSDIVMQFDECTPYEIDGRPATREEAGKSMRMSLRWAKRSKDEFDRGENPNALFGIVQGGMFEGLRDESLAGLEELGFDGFAIGGLSVGEPKEDMMRVLEHVGPRLPADKPHYLMGVGTPEDLVEGVANGVDMFDCVMPTRNARNGWIFTRYGDVKIKNAKYKNDDRPFDESCDCYACKNFSRAYLHHLHRAGEILGARMNTVHNLHYYLQLMQEMRDAIDAGTFQHFVKTFKEDRARGVD; encoded by the coding sequence ATGCTGGAATTCACCCTGCTGAAAACTGACGGAAAGGCCCGCCGCGGCCGCGTCAAACTGAACCACGGCACCGTCGAGACGCCCATCTTCATGCCGGTCGGCACCTATGGTTCGGTCAAGGCCATGTCGCCGCTGGAGCTGAAGGAAATCAACGCCCAGATCATCCTCGGCAATACCTTTCACCTGTGGCTGCGCCCGGGGTTGGAAGTGGTCAGCAAGTTCGGTGGCCTGCACAAGTTCATCGGCTGGGACAAGCCCATCCTGACCGACTCCGGCGGCTTCCAGGTGTTTTCGCTGGGCGAGATGCGCAAGATCACGGAAGAGGGCGTGCACTTTGCTTCACCCATCAATGGCGACCGCCTGTTCCTCTCGCCGGAAATCTCCATGCAGATCCAGCGCGTGCTCAATTCGGATATCGTCATGCAGTTCGACGAATGCACGCCCTACGAGATCGACGGCCGTCCCGCCACCCGCGAAGAAGCCGGCAAGTCCATGCGCATGTCGCTGCGCTGGGCCAAGCGTTCCAAGGATGAATTCGATCGCGGCGAGAATCCCAATGCGCTCTTCGGCATCGTCCAGGGCGGCATGTTCGAAGGACTGCGCGATGAATCGCTGGCCGGCCTGGAAGAACTGGGCTTCGATGGCTTTGCCATCGGCGGCCTCTCGGTGGGTGAGCCCAAGGAAGACATGATGCGCGTGCTGGAGCACGTCGGCCCGCGCCTGCCGGCCGACAAGCCGCACTACCTGATGGGCGTGGGTACGCCGGAAGACCTGGTGGAAGGCGTCGCCAACGGCGTGGACATGTTCGATTGCGTCATGCCCACCCGCAATGCGCGCAACGGCTGGATCTTCACGCGCTATGGCGACGTCAAGATCAAGAACGCCAAGTACAAGAACGATGACCGGCCCTTCGACGAAAGCTGCGACTGCTACGCCTGCAAGAACTTCTCGCGCGCCTACCTGCACCACCTGCATCGCGCCGGTGAAATCCTGGGCGCGCGCATGAATACGGTCCATAACCTGCACTACTACCTGCAACTGATGCAGGAGATGCGCGACGCCATCGATGCCGGCACCTTCCAACATTTCGTGAAGACATTCAAGGAAGACCGCGCCCGCGGCGTGGACTGA
- a CDS encoding HD domain-containing phosphohydrolase translates to MKILIVDDDKTNLSLFTHMLAQLPDTSISTCPDAYEALDWCGTHEPDLILLDYMMPGMDGLDFLSRFRAMPGQEMTPVIMITADMGLQVRHKALQMTANDFLSKPVNRVELLARVKNMLAMRKSQLAMSRKIEHLSEEVQQKAHHSNTLALNSVDLLARAAGYRDPETGEHLVRMSNYTRIIAARLGLPKEEQDLLQSAAPMHDIGKMGIPDHILLKPGRLDEEELKVMRMHAQIGADILRDSPSALLQTASEIAASHHEKWDGSGYPNGLKGEDIPLYGRIVAVADVFDALTSSRPYKKGWSLEDAGAFLRKNAGSHFDPRCVEAFFAGWEEVVEIYNRNQDRQ, encoded by the coding sequence ATGAAGATTCTGATCGTCGACGACGACAAGACCAATCTGTCGCTATTCACGCACATGCTCGCGCAATTGCCCGACACCAGCATCAGCACCTGCCCGGATGCCTATGAAGCGCTGGACTGGTGCGGCACCCACGAGCCCGACCTGATCCTGCTGGACTACATGATGCCGGGCATGGACGGACTGGATTTCCTCTCGCGCTTTCGCGCCATGCCGGGCCAGGAGATGACGCCGGTCATCATGATCACCGCCGACATGGGCCTGCAGGTGCGCCACAAGGCGCTGCAGATGACGGCCAATGACTTCCTCTCCAAACCGGTGAACCGGGTGGAGCTGCTGGCGCGCGTCAAGAACATGCTGGCCATGCGCAAGTCGCAGCTGGCCATGAGCCGGAAGATCGAACACCTGTCCGAGGAAGTGCAACAGAAGGCGCATCACAGCAATACCCTGGCGCTCAATTCGGTGGACCTGCTGGCGCGCGCGGCCGGCTATCGCGATCCGGAAACGGGCGAACACCTGGTGCGCATGTCCAACTACACCCGTATCATCGCCGCCCGCCTGGGCTTGCCCAAGGAAGAACAGGACCTGCTGCAGAGCGCGGCCCCCATGCACGATATCGGCAAGATGGGCATTCCCGATCACATCCTGCTCAAACCCGGAAGGCTGGATGAAGAAGAACTGAAGGTCATGCGCATGCATGCGCAGATCGGCGCCGACATCCTGCGTGACAGTCCCTCGGCACTTCTGCAGACCGCCTCCGAGATCGCCGCCAGCCACCATGAGAAATGGGATGGCAGCGGCTATCCCAATGGCCTCAAGGGTGAGGATATCCCCTTGTATGGCCGCATCGTGGCGGTGGCCGATGTGTTCGACGCGCTGACCTCCTCGCGCCCGTACAAAAAAGGCTGGAGCCTGGAAGACGCCGGCGCGTTTCTGCGCAAGAATGCCGGCAGCCACTTCGATCCGCGCTGCGTGGAGGCCTTCTTTGCCGGCTGGGAGGAGGTGGTCGAAATCTACAACCGCAACCAGGACCGCCAATGA
- a CDS encoding HDOD domain-containing protein, translated as MMLTFIEPTLFEQLRNAQALPSPGGVRLTIMRMCAQDDPDMHELIHLVQGDPALSGRIIRIVNVLNADRVRPIASVSMDSLLLVGLQAVRQLALALSLAETTAPASCVNFKLPAFWAHSFAMACSAQAISSHTRVAPLGEMFTTGLLANIGRLTLASAHPTGYSALLARPLEPSAQQAMEQSLFGFNHLNIAAALMQDWKIPDLFCDAVLHYETPALPQEWPVPRPLEIIWTLYLSAAMAELGCGTAQVAEAALPKVARALPQLQLAPHDFPELYQAAGEDWQDWTQSMHLTARTLWQGLPAQIHDQLLRLQEAGDSSDATA; from the coding sequence ATGATGCTCACCTTCATCGAACCGACGTTGTTCGAGCAGCTCAGGAACGCGCAGGCCCTGCCCTCGCCGGGCGGGGTGCGCCTGACCATCATGCGCATGTGTGCGCAGGATGATCCCGACATGCATGAACTGATCCATCTGGTCCAGGGCGATCCGGCCCTGTCCGGGCGCATCATCCGTATCGTCAACGTGCTCAATGCCGACCGCGTGCGTCCGATCGCCTCGGTCAGCATGGACAGCCTGCTGCTGGTCGGACTGCAAGCCGTGCGCCAGCTCGCCCTGGCACTATCCCTGGCAGAAACCACGGCACCGGCCTCGTGCGTGAACTTCAAGCTGCCGGCCTTCTGGGCACACAGCTTTGCGATGGCCTGCAGCGCCCAGGCCATCAGCAGCCACACCCGCGTGGCACCGCTGGGAGAAATGTTCACCACGGGCCTGTTGGCCAACATCGGCAGGCTGACCCTGGCCTCGGCCCACCCGACGGGCTATTCGGCGCTGCTCGCGCGGCCCCTGGAGCCCTCCGCGCAACAGGCGATGGAACAGTCGCTGTTCGGCTTCAACCACCTCAACATCGCCGCTGCCCTGATGCAGGACTGGAAGATTCCCGACCTCTTCTGCGATGCCGTCCTGCACTACGAAACCCCGGCGCTGCCTCAGGAGTGGCCGGTGCCGCGCCCGCTGGAAATCATCTGGACCCTGTACCTGTCTGCGGCCATGGCCGAGCTGGGCTGCGGCACGGCGCAGGTGGCCGAGGCCGCCCTGCCCAAGGTGGCGCGGGCACTGCCGCAACTGCAGCTGGCGCCGCATGACTTCCCCGAGCTGTACCAGGCCGCCGGCGAAGACTGGCAGGACTGGACGCAAAGCATGCACCTGACCGCCAGGACCCTGTGGCAAGGCCTGCCCGCCCAGATCCACGACCAACTGCTGCGCCTGCAAGAGGCCGGCGACAGCAGTGATGCAACCGCTTGA